Below is a genomic region from Venturia canescens isolate UGA chromosome 1, ASM1945775v1, whole genome shotgun sequence.
TTGAGAAACGAAAGTTGAGAAGCGATCGATCGAGGCTATTTGTGAGGTCATGAGCTAGAAGCGctttgaagaaagaaattccATCTTTGATCATCGAGCCAATATTTGAACGGGGAAAAACATCGAGCATCTCTCGCCAATTCGATAAATCAAAGCCTTTCTTTCCACCGCCTTTGCCATAATCTGCAAATGTCTGATCAATGCGTGACTAATGTAAATTAGACTTTTGATAAAAAGACCGAGTGTACGAAGATCAGGATTGATACCTAGGAATTCGAAAGATTGTCCTGGACAGAATgctaaaaaaaagagaatattTGTCGGCGTGATTTTAAAGAGAAACAGCACTCGAGCGCATAAAGATAATGGAAATAAATGGAGAAATGGAAAACCAGCTGGAGGTTGATAGTATCATAACGCATATTAATTGTATACGAACGAAAGAAAGCAACGATTTTATTCGAACGAATGAAAGTGTGGATAGAAGATACGATATCTACTTGGAAAAAGTAAATTGCAATTCTGGAAAAAGACAGAGTCACGAAAGAGATTGCTCGATAGATGGGATTAAATAAAgtgtgagaaaaaacgaatggcGTAGACTCGGTCAACCATAAGGAAAATCTCAGGGGTGCCTCTGCTGCACTAGATAACCCAAAGAGGggcaaataaaatagaaagagGGGCGGATAGTGAAGGgagataaacgaaaaaatcagaTAAGCATCTGAGCAGTAGAAAATTACTAATGGGGAGTAAAAACTGCAGTTCTCCATCGTAACGGCaagtaaaaaagagaaaaaaatatgatatcaagaaaaatagaaacttCATTTAACACGGAGAAGGGACTCGCCCTTGGCCGAACAAAAAATCGTTCTGGCTGAACGAGCGATTTTTCACATTAATTGAACAAGTGTTCGATGCTTCGATCCGTTCGTTAATTATCAATCGCTCGTTATTGTTAGTTATTCGGGTCGAAAAGAAGTACGAAGATAGCAACACACGCAATGTTATTCAGTTGTCTATCCTGTTAAAGcgtgttttcaaatatttgtgTTAAGTTTATGTCTAGTGTCACAAAGAGATTATTGAAAGTTTCAtcgtttcatcaatttttattcaaagtttttccTTTATCGTTATAGCTGGTTTTTTGTTAAGGGAGATGTTGCAacggttttttgtttttgtttgacATTAAGATACGTTATGGATACCagctttattattattgttctcACAAATGAAAACGTAACCTCAAtacgaaatattattcaacattattcccctcacacacacacacacacacacacacacacacacacacgaacaaactggttgaaaaatgaattaacttTTTGTTATCTCTTTAGTTGAATCTAACAGCGAAATATTGCACCAACGAAGGTTCGATGGTGGATCATGAAAGAAAAGAGCCTTTAAAAAATAGGCACCGGTAGAGCGaaggaaaatacgaatttcacACGGATTCGAACCGGATGATTGCactaaatatatattatataaattgGTCGATTGATCGCCGATATAGACTTCTATAATCAAGTCGTACCTACACGTATTTAATCGTTAGACGAAAGTGCTAAACTTAATCAAATAAACGATTTAGCTGTacacatttttcgtttttttaagcGCGAACGTTGCTCGTGAGGAGTCGccggattttttcaatctcaacATTGATGAAATTGACGAGAAAatagtgaagaagaaaaaaacaaaaacaaaagaaaacagaAATGACAAACAAGTTGGAACGAGACGATGACACCCGTCAcacgtcattttttcttcgatattcATTCATCATTGTTCTTTTCAACCGCGCCTTGTCTCGAAAGAAAACAACGTAATTCAAGTTCGCagcaacaaaaaacgaaaaagataCTTACACTTCACGTATACAAACAAATACACGCGCGTACGCACAGCACACACTTACGTACGAACACGTGCgctcgcacgcgcgcgcgcgcacacacacacacacacacgcacacgagaCACGTACATTCGCAAACACGCGTGAGCGcatacgcgcgcacacacatgcacacgaatacaaaataataaaatatataaatgtcGGTTGTAGTAAGATTCGCGTATTTCGTCGTGCTATAGAAGGATCCTCGGAGTCGATTCTCGATTTTGCATCGCAGCGATagaaaagagtttttcttcAGCGTCGTAACGGAAGTTGAAGAAATATAGGATAGCAACGATCGAAGATAAGGTCGCTCGATCGAAACGGGAGGAGAGCCGGGTCCAAATTCCCAATTCCACAAAACTAAATCTCTGTACGTGTCTTTATCTTCAATAATCATTGAtagatttttaattattacgaggaaaaacgttgaagtgaatgttgaaaaaaagaaaaataagaggattgaggaagaaataaaatgagatggaaaataataataataaaaaataactaaaaatagtaaCAGTGTAGGAGTGCAGACGTTTGAATCGCGTCTGCAACCGTAACAGTTACCTCCTTGATTTCAACGCGTGCTAGCCACATAATCGTAAACGAAATACCgacattcataaatattggtaaaaataattaaaagaaaaaccaCAGACacggacacacacacacacacacacacgcacacacacacacacacttccACGTGACACTCGCACACGGACAAACAGACACATACTCACGCAAGAACAAAATATATAACATTGGAAAACTACCCTATAAACACAGTAATACATACATATAAACATAGacgtatatacctatatattacATTATGATTACATACACAAATATATACATCATCAAACGGACGTGTGACAAGTGTATTATTGCATGCATTATGATTCTTGTTGCGGAGTGAATGAGCGTGATGACCACAGTATAATTGATATATTATCGTATAGCTGTAAGAAAAACCTGTCGTGTGTATGAATGGAAAGGAGAACATGAAGGATTTTTGTGTGGAATGCGATGAATCGATTGACCacaatcgattaaaaaaaatatgaagttcTTTTCGTTGTATTGTTTTTGttggaatgaaaaagtaaGAAGTGGAAATGAGTTTGAGAAGAAAATCTCTACGGTTTGATGACCGTAGCGAGGAGaagaataaatataataatttttagGCGGAAGGTGATTGTCACTGGCAATTTATTCTGTGAAGTTGAGAGGAGTCAGGTTGAGAGAAAATAGAAGCAGGATAATTGCAATAGTGGCTTCACTCTTTCGCCAGCCTAATCGTAGCTGTAATGATACATCGATAGTAATAGTACATCATATTTAACGAACAATTCTCGTGGTTCCCACAGCAGGCGGGGTATTTTTCCTCCGGAAAAATACCTTTAAAGCTAAGGGAAATACTAATTAATGTTTCTGTAATGCGAATAGACTCGTTGATGAGTGTTTAATATTAAGGGAAAAAATAGTTGATTAGAATGCATGGCGCTCGGGGTGGCAATGAACTTGCGACTTGTAACTTCCGTTTGTTCGATCTTTCGGTCGTTCTTTTTATCAAACGAATATATAAACGATAGATAAACGAAAGGACGACTCGGCCGAACCAACGGATTTTCCCGGGAATCGTGATCGTGGGGGCAAGTATCAATTCTACGTGGAAAAAAACAgcatgaaattcatgaaaacacGTGAGAACGATCCACGATCATGAAACGATTCCAAATCGGTTTATACGTCATTTGACACGCATAAAAGCGttgaaattcgaataaaaaatgacaatgAAACAGGTAAAACTGCACCGACGCCAAAGCATCCGAGCGATAAGTAACGCTTTAGTTTATAAGCATCGTAAACGAACAAAATACGTCTATATATGCATGagttaatgaataataataaatatatgcaTGGTATCGGTATAATGAGGTCATAATAATATATAATTATCTTATTAAATCACACCAATGAGAACGAGATAAAATCATGAATAAAATGCGAGATCTACCTGTCGTCGTGTTATTAAGAATTATCAGAGTTTGGAAAGACTCTAAAATTAAAGTTAAGCCTAATAAGAGCATTTATGTGGCCAGGAAAGCCgtattataatattattatcgATATACATTAAGATTTGTAgtgttattaataaatatttcctCTTTTTGTGAGTTATTATAAGATCACGAAGAGAGGAAAGATTAATTAGTGATTCTAAGTGAATGTGAGCTGTAACGTTTGTTATCCGAGACTCGAAAGAGATTCGTTCGAAGATGGAACGAAGGCTCTCGCgcatctttctctctgtcgTTGAATACCCGACGATCTGTTTTTACACACTGGAGTTTCATATGGCCTGGAGAATCGTCCGCACCCTTCGTGGCCAAACACGAGCGCTTTTACAGAGAAACTTCAAATTCAGATTGCCAATGATGAATATTGGAATCCGTCGATTATTCGACTTTTTCTGCTGTAAAAGGGAAAAGGAGAGTGATTAAAACGGCTGTCAGCTTTCGACAACGCGCCTAACCTTCGCTATGCCCGAGTCGGGTTTAAGCAGGAATTTTCAAGTTTGGGTGTACTCTCTCGCGGTCGAGAAAAATCGCGTCTTTGACGACTGTGAGTTGAAGGATTATCGAGATCACCCGTTGAAATATTCGCTCAAACCATCGCGTTGAAGCGTCTTTTTGTTTTGTCATAAAAGATGCGCTCCGGCGCCCGAAGACCGCGTGCTGCTCGACGAAGACAgacgtttttttcaaccacGCGGAGGTCAAAGAGAGCCTCTGAGGAAAAGGTTCGAATCTCTGGAGAGTTTTGGAGATACAAATGAAACGATACTGTTGCACCCGCAACTTTATCCACTTGATCAGCATAAACATCGATGGGGTTCTAACGAATCTATTAAGAAATAgaataagaaaagaaaacacggTAAAAATCGATTTACCGAATTAATCGATACTTACTGCCGATTAAACGGCACTcgaatgaatgataaaaataatattaagtCTAATTATAAGAACAATAACGATAAACAAGTATACATTAAGGATAAATATTAAGTAAGAGCGTGAATGAAAATACTCCCAACTCTTCCGAATAGCCGAGACGGAGGAGTCAAAAAAGGGAGATTTGGGTTTTAATTTAAGGTTATTTAAGCATTGGATCGAAGAATATTTCTCGTCGGTCGGGGTTGATCGTTAAATTCGAAGTAAAATAAGAAACCAAACCACATAGGAATAATACGAAATAAGAATAAGTTACGAAAACCGTAGTTCTAAGCGACTTTTAAATAATATTGCTATATCCAGTAAAAAAACCTTCGTTgcgaaaaggaactcaatCAGGTCGTCAGTACATAACTTAAAACGCGGACGATCGTGATTGTTTTTCGCTGAACGAGGTATAATACGAATGATTCAAACAAGTCCGTTCGTTCGGGAAAATTATGAGAatcgaaaattaaaaacgatTATTCGAGCGCAAGACGCAATTGCATAAACGATTGCGAAGTATTCTTCAACGAATATGGACGAAGTATTTATtacgaattattgattttgATCAATTAGGCTGTTGTGAAGTCTCGATATTGTAGCATTAACtatgtatacacatatatatatacaatatatatacgaatacgTATTAATTATAactataacaaaaaaaacgaagaaaaaaccaaaaaaaaaaacagttaagCGCTAATCTCTATATATTTAACGTTCCATTCCAAAGTATATCCTTACTGAAAATGTTGCTTCCTCCatgtgaaagcaaaaaaaaaaaacgaaatctccCTCCACTCCTGAAAATacctgtcgaaaaaaaaactttttcgataTCCACCTGCCGTGTTGCAAGTATTAACCAACTAAGAATACTATTTATAACTAATACGAAATCCAGTCATCCTCGTCGAAAAAGTTGTAAGAAACTGAAGACGAGTTAACATATATAAAGGTGTAAcgaaaacaatgagaaaaaaaacaaatatacccTTTGAGCCACGTTAGAATCGGGACACGTTGTAACCGCAGTGTTCTGTAGATCTGATCTGTTAAATATATGGTTAAAGTATTATGTAAGCTGCaggtaataataaatatcgaGATAAGCGTAAAagtgtttatttattcaatacacCACATTTCTCCATTAaatcatcgttttttcttgATTAGTTGATTTTTGTAATTGATTTGTCAGGTAAACTGTGCACAATTTGCGAGGAAAAATATAGTAAGCGGTGTTGAAAACGAGGCTTTTGGTGAGGTCGCGCAACTCTCGAAATTCACTCGTCAAAATAATGTCTTGTCGAGCTCCGTGTTGAGGGAACGATTTCGGTACATTCCACCTCGCGATACCTCCCTGCTGAACGTCGTACTTCGCGCGTAATAAGCTGTTGGAACGGTGTGAACTGTTGGCGAATAATAACCGTAATCCATCGAGGTGCTTCGGTAACAGGGATGAGGCAGTGGACTCTCTTCTTGACGATATCCCTTGAAAATTCCttcacaaaaataaatataagtCTCGTCAATACGTAAACTACGAAAATCAgctgcacggagaaaacggattggTTTTTTATACAGtgagaaatatattattttaaaagaattttaaaactATTGTTGGGCACCGATTATagcattttttgagttttgtaCCTTTCCGTCACTTGAATTCtataaacagctttatgtagatagcaaaaagtaatgcatgtgagaactatatttcattttgttttcgagtgttattcatcgtgtcagactagcatTTACTGAAAGGTATTGTAAATAACAATCTTTTTTACCATGCgtttagtttcttttccagGGTTACTCGAACATgttttacaatataaatatttgaagtgactgaaaccatttttttaccatgattatagagaaaaatacTCTTGAGtcctttgaataaaaggtatgggtTTTGGTCTTTTTGCTACGGTGcggatagaacaattcttattatcggcctcgttttctctgtGTGCTTTTTTCTTTGAGTCTTATTCAAAGGTTCTATTCACTATTTTGGTAGATGAcatgacgttgaagtttgcaacgttggagtccaacgaggTGATCTAAAAAAGCTCTCCATgaaattccagtaattcttctgttctgttacctgcctaatttgcaatttgaagtttttcagtcaccaatgattcgtgaaataaaaaattggtgaattacaaatgttattttcgttaatttcgttggactctaacgttggaaacttcagcgtcgttggaTGACTGTgtgtaatgaaattaaaatgaataggAGTTTTAAAAGTATTTGAATAGCAGTCTCTTAATGCATGAATAAAAAGCTTGATTCGGAAGATCGAGGGAAAAAATGACGCtacacaaaattgaaaaattgaatggggAAAAGATGGATTTCCCGATacgtaaataaataattgttgtcaaataattatttcacAAACTAAGTTTTTGTTTGAAGCTCGGGTGAATTCGCCGAAGAGAAAATTGaatagataaaaataaatgaataaatatttacatAATCACTAAAAAAACGTGCAAGTAGAAATTCGGACTCAATGAATTCGTTGACAGACATAAGGTTCCTGATAACTTCCACCAACGCATTGAAAAGTGCCTCGAACGTCATGGAACTCCCTGACGAATTTGCCCTCGACGAGAAAGCCAGGTTCGATACTGGCGTTGGCGAGTCCTCGAAATATCATGAAATCAATGCTGAGGGGTTCATTGTTGCCAATGAAGAGGACAGAGAGTTTGTCCAATCCGTCAAAAGTGTTGATTTGTAAAAGACTCGTGATGCGATTTCCGTTGAGCCAAAGTGATTCGAGGGATTTCATGTTACGAAACGAGCCCGGTGTGACGCGTTGCATCAGATTTTTGCCGAGATCCAACTCGTTCAATTGATCAAGACCTCGGAAAATATCGTTGTGAAGATCGGCGATGTTGTTTCTCGAAAGGTACAAGAGATCGAGATTGGCAAGCCCGTTAAAAGAGCCGATTGGCAGATTATCGATTTCGTTGGAATCCAGAGCCAAAGTTTCCAATTGTCGAAGACCGCGAAACATGTTGCGTCGTGGTGAAACGGTATTATTCGTTATGTACAATTCACGGAGGCCGGAAAGACCTTTCCACACTCCCGGCGATATCTTCGTCAAATAATTATAATCGAGCAGAAGAGTTTCGAGATTCGTGAGCTTCGCGAATGCCTCATCCTCGATCAGGTTAATACGATTGCTTTTAAGATCGAGATACGTAAGTTGTtccaaattattgaaaatacgCTTCGTTATTCTGCACAGTTTATTCTCAGATAAATATAGAGCTGTGGCGTTTCTCGTGTCGATAAAACTCTCACCGGAAATATCGGTGATTCCATAATTATCCAAATGGAGCTCAACGTCGTCGATCGTTTGTACCGCGTTAATGTCCTCGAAACTTACGCTCACGAGATTCGAGCTCGAACTTGTACACACCCAAAGATTATTGTACGAGCGACAATCATCCGCCTCGTCGAGCCCGAAGCTCGCTGAAAAGATCGAGCACAATAATACGAGCCCACGAAACAACATATCGCTTTCGATTCACGCCGCTCTCTCGCCTTTATTCGCCAACTTCAAGAGCACGACTAAATTAATTGGACGATCTTGCATGAACTCTCGGGCCCACTATCATACGCAAgataaacaataaataaatgtacATTGGAAAGAATGTACTATCGAGTGAAGACAACGCAACGAAACAATTTATTGACGATCGTTTCATCCTCCTTATTTATCACAACTCTTGAGTCACTGCACCGTTTATCAGAAACTGCTTTTCCTCTTTTGTGTATGCACGTTTTACCGATTACTCGTTCTTTCGACTGTTTCtgttaacccttagtgtgcatctggggtcaggttgaccccaaaatttttttttcacatgaatagcatttacagatgagcatctcataagtaaaacccccaatattaagaaatcgttatcccctctctaaaagtagggagcatagccacttcatactccaaaataaatatactTTTTGGAACGGTTGCAAAGTGGACGATTTTTCCCTTAGAGCATGGACCCTTGTCTGTAAAACtctgtaaggatttttttttaaactcaaaatttaatttttttcgaaagatttaaccgaaaaagtgctttttacgcgcattatcaactttgagcacttttttgaacgatgaaaaaagatttttttggaaatccgactttgcagcctCAAAGTTGAatcaattcactgcaaaaagtgactaaaccttttattccgaaaagcgcatagttaccgagatattcgatgtcaaaaatgacctgggctcaaagtgaccccatgtgcacgaaatgtctcgctgtGAAGGTGTGCACACTAAGTAATAATAAGTACACAcagttgtgaatttttttgacaaatttgtttttcactacattttcatttttctatttcgtcgtgaacgatgaaaattggaaTTATTATTGGATTAACGATTCTTGAAAATTGTACTAATTTTTGCGTTAAACTTCCTGTCAAATTCAATACTCCGGAGTGTTCGGGAATTCCGACTAATTTTTATCTGTATTGATTGATGAAATTCTAAAGAACTGGCTTGGCTTCCAAAGAATCGCCAAGACATTGGACAAaggagattttgaaatttttatttgaaaaaactaaTGAAGTTTCACAAATTCAAGAGTAATTTTGATAGATTTCCTCTTACAATCAGAACTCCGAATACTCGTGAacgttataaaaaattatatttctgTACCTCCGTTAGAACTCGTATACTCGAGCGTCCACTAAATCCAGGAAATGTTTAGCTTTGTTTTGCTGCAACAATGACGCTACTATATCGTAATAAGACGTCAAGACCAACACTCCCAAGACCCTATCTGGATTACgtcgttataaaaataatctatTTATCGGTACGTTCTATAAttagaaatatcagaaaatagGGAAAAGCTGGGATGAAACACCGTGGAAACAAGTGCATTATTGATCGTTGCACCGAAACATTTTTATGTCAATTCAATGTACAAATCATCGTAAAGACGAAAGGGGCACAAATTCTCCATCAAAacattcaatgtttttttgaatgaatatATTTCCGAGTAGTTTAATTCTGGTTAGGCATCATTGGCAAAATATGGAATTTCGGGAATACGTGAAGAGATATTttgattaaataaattttggaaattttctaTTCGTACGACGTACGACGTATTTCATCACACAAAGCTGTTTACAGTCACGTTTCGTTTGATCGGACGTTTTAGAAACTATTCGGAATTTGCGAGATTCTTTCCAACTCAAGTTCAATAGAACTAAGAAAAAAGGTTTCTATCGAGATTCAGAATGAATGTCAAAGCACTTAATTTTTGTATCGTTCATGTTATGGATATAGAGAATGGAAAATTTGCTgagagaaatgttttttttttcatcgttgtaAAATAactcatgaatttcgacttgaaaacaaaattttgtatATTATGAAAATGTTAATGAATTGTACAAAGACGAGGCATGACAAAAAGTGCGGGAATCAAAACTTACTCGGGTACATAAACCGTAAGGGAAGATTGCAGGTCCGATAAATATCGTCGGTTCTTGGTCCAGAACTTCCGCAGGAAATTTGCTTGATATTTTCACTGCAGGGACACGGACACGGCATTTCTGGCATTCTACACCGATGTCTTGAATTTCAACACATAAAGCCACGAAATCCCTGCTTCCTTGCAAATCTATTTCACTTATTTTGACCGCTGGCACTATAAACAGTACGATTGTTTACGGAAAGAAAAACTCGGTGCCCGTTGCTACGGTAACatgcatttgaaaaatgtattttgaaaAGTTCGTTGAATTAGAAACGttcattttgttcgttttgAAGAGCAAAATCGCTATTGCAGCACTGGGTTGACGGATCTGGATCGGAaggaaatcgattcttttacCATGTTTGACAAAAAACTGATTAAACCGCGATCATCGAAAAATAAGTGGAAAACAAACAACTTTCGTGGCGTCATCTACAGGCTTTTCTTCACAGTCGATAGGACAGATATCGGCATTGGCTACTGAGCGGTCCGCTCTTCTCTGGGTACATTCCATTTGGACGCTGACAGCGTTAATAGTGCTATTTTGCGTTCGACTTGGCGTTGTAAACGCTACAAGCGTTTAGATGGGTGCGTTTAGAATTGTGTTCTCAACGCTCCCGACGTCCACGTGGTTGAACGCATCCACAGAGAGAATCGTTTGTTATCTGTTATCGTACTACAGCTTGTTTCGCTGTCTTCACTTTTCGATGAATCCAGTGTTATTTCGTCCAGTAATTAAAAAAGAACAAGATCACTCGTTGGTTCCGTCATTTTGTATAATCGCACCAAGTCGAACATGACGTGAACGCAACCAGCGGCACCGCGTTCACTTCAAATCGAACACGTTTTATTCCcattttctccaacgttaaggaagttgaagcgtatcttatgttaaaactattttccaactttgcacattaaaattttttaaacagaaagcttaagacagtattaaacttctggcgggatataccgatgattcaccgtcgtgaaattgagatatttattgttgaagttcgcaattttttgaaaacttccataagagcctatgtttaaccttgtcattttcaacaatgaatacCTCGATTActaggcggtgaaacctctccaaatttttcacacattattaagcgctattcaagaagattcacgtaaattttcaattcattaatttggaataataaaatctaatgtatttttcgtatgatgtcctatatatatcacttcaacttccttaatctgagtttaaactcggttcatcctatttcgaaactatatgaaaaaaattgaactgagtttgaaccgcgtcaGAGAAAACGGGCATAACGCTGTCAGCGTCTAAGTAGAATGTACTCAATAATTTAACCGAACGTCCAAGTCTAGCTCCAAATATGTTAACACAGATGTGGCTACGGTCATTTTCttagataaagaaaaaagatacgaCGACAGAGATTCTCAACTTTGTTGACAGTCGAGTAAAGACACATTTACATCTTTGCCAGAAACATTTCAACCGAAATTTGATTGCACAACTACCACATATCAACTCTGCAGAACATTCTATTCGTAAATCTATAAATCGCAATGActgtatcatgaaaataaataatatgaataTATTATATCTAACGgttcattatttgaaaaaaatacacttCCATGAAATATCCAAACGTCACCCTGACGTTCACGTGTTTTGATCATTCAAT
It encodes:
- the LOC122419328 gene encoding leucine-rich repeat-containing protein 15-like; its protein translation is MLFRGLVLLCSIFSASFGLDEADDCRSYNNLWVCTSSSSNLVSVSFEDINAVQTIDDVELHLDNYGITDISGESFIDTRNATALYLSENKLCRITKRIFNNLEQLTYLDLKSNRINLIEDEAFAKLTNLETLLLDYNYLTKISPGVWKGLSGLRELYITNNTVSPRRNMFRGLRQLETLALDSNEIDNLPIGSFNGLANLDLLYLSRNNIADLHNDIFRGLDQLNELDLGKNLMQRVTPGSFRNMKSLESLWLNGNRITSLLQINTFDGLDKLSVLFIGNNEPLSIDFMIFRGLANASIEPGFLVEGKFVREFHDVRGTFQCVGGSYQEPYVCQRIH